A region of Chelonia mydas isolate rCheMyd1 chromosome 7, rCheMyd1.pri.v2, whole genome shotgun sequence DNA encodes the following proteins:
- the EOGT gene encoding EGF domain-specific O-linked N-acetylglucosamine transferase isoform X6 — protein sequence MLMLLAFGVLLQEILANAQDENLTEIKNIPEVPLYSYKSINVPEEHIPYFLHNNRHIATVCKQDSHCPYKKYLKNLKSCWGYERSCKPEYRFGYPVCDYVETGWANDIETAQQIFWKQADFGYVKERLAEMKTHCKPIAKGDSSLACSQYLQHCRATNLYIDLRTIKRNHDRFKEDFLQKGEIGGRCNFDSQAFMAEGQRKSPLQSWFAELQTYTPLSFRPIEDGKCDIIIEKPTYFMKLDAGVNMYHHFCDFVNLYITQHINNSFSTDVNIVMWDTSSYGYGDLFSETWKAFTDYHIIHLKTYDSKRVCFKEAVFSLLPRMRYGLFYNTPLISGCHGTGLFRAFSQHVLHRLNITQEGPKDGKIRVTILARSTDYRKILNQNELVNALKTVSAFEVKVVDYKYKDTTQHWENTQSLLTTHLIWKNLCTLCFWLPIMYHNIPSGHLGGNMGAECRWREETGRVAQLRPPPPPKNENWIF from the exons ATGCTAATGTTGCTTGCGTTTGGAGTGCTGCTTCAAGAAATCCTGGCTAATGCCCAAGATGAAAATCTTACTGAAATCAAAAACATTCCAGAAGTGCCATTATATAGCTACAAAAGTATCAATGTACCAGAAGAGCATATTCCATACTTTCTGCACAACAATCGGCATATTGCTACAGTCTGTAAGCAGGACTCTCATTGCCCATATAAA AAATACTTGAAGAATCTAAAATCCTGCTGGGGCTAtgagagatcctgcaagccagaaTACAGGTTTGGTTACCCGGTGTGTGATTATGTTGAAACGGGATG GGCTAATGACATTGAGACAGCTCAGCAGATATTCTGGAAACAAGCTGACTTTGGTTATGTTAAAGAAAGGTTGGCTGAAATGAAAACCCACTGCAAGCCTATAGCAAAG GGTGATTCATCTCTGGCCTGCTCACAGTACCTCCAGCATTGTAGAGCGACAAACTTGTACATTGATTTAAGAACCATAAAGCGAAACCATGACAG ATTCAAGGAGGACTTTCTCCAGAAAGGAGAAATCGGAGGCCGTTGTAACTTTGACAGTCAAGCATTCATGGCTGAAGGTCAGCGCAAGAGTCCCCTGCAGTCTTG GTTTGCCGAACTTCAGACATATACTCCACTAAGCTTCAGACCCATAGAAGATGGCAAATGTGACATTATTATTGAAAAGCCAACTTACTTCATGAAATTAGATGCAG GTGTTAATATGTACCATCACTTCTGTGACTTTGTCAATCTTTATATCACTCAGCATATTAACAATTCGTTCAGCACAGATGTCAACATTGTCATGTGGGACACT AGCTCGTATGGCTATGGGGATTTGTTCAGTGAGACCTGGAAGGCATTTACTGACTATCACATAATACACTTGAAAACATATGACTCTAAAAGG GTATGCTTTAAAGAAGCAGTGTTTTCATTATTGCCTCGAATGCGATATGGCTTATTTTACAATACACCACTG ATCTCTGGCTGTCATGGTACAGGATTATTTAGAGCATTTTCCCAGCATGTGTTACACAGATTAAATATCACACAAGAAGGACCCAAG GATGGAAAAATTCGCGTCACAATACTTGCACGCAGTACCGACTACCGGAAAATATTGAACCAGAATGAG CTTGTGAATGCTTTGAAAACAGTATCAGCGTTTGAGGTCAAAGTAGTAGATTACAAGTACAA GGACACCACCCAACACTGGGAGAACACCCAAAGTTTACTAACTACTCATTTGATATGGAAGAATTTATGTACCTTGTGCTTTTGGCTGCCGATCATGTATCACAACATTCCAAGTGGCCATTTAGG TGGCAATATGGGGGCAGAATGTcggtggagggaggagacaggaaGAGTAGCACAAttgagaccccccccacccccaaaaaatgaaaactggattttttaa
- the EOGT gene encoding EGF domain-specific O-linked N-acetylglucosamine transferase isoform X3, whose translation MLMLLAFGVLLQEILANAQDENLTEIKNIPEVPLYSYKSINVPEEHIPYFLHNNRHIATVCKQDSHCPYKKYLKNLKSCWGYERSCKPEYRFGYPVCDYVETGWANDIETAQQIFWKQADFGYVKERLAEMKTHCKPIAKGDSSLACSQYLQHCRATNLYIDLRTIKRNHDRFKEDFLQKGEIGGRCNFDSQAFMAEGQRKSPLQSWFAELQTYTPLSFRPIEDGKCDIIIEKPTYFMKLDAGVNMYHHFCDFVNLYITQHINNSFSTDVNIVMWDTSSYGYGDLFSETWKAFTDYHIIHLKTYDSKRVCFKEAVFSLLPRMRYGLFYNTPLISGCHGTGLFRAFSQHVLHRLNITQEGPKDGKIRVTILARSTDYRKILNQNELVNALKTVSAFEVKVVDYKYKELEFSEQLKITHNSDIFIGMHGAGLTHLLFLPDWAVVFELDTTQHWENTQSLLTTHLIWKNLCTLCFWLPIMYHNIPSGHLGGNMGAECRWREETGRVAQLRPPPPPKNENWIF comes from the exons ATGCTAATGTTGCTTGCGTTTGGAGTGCTGCTTCAAGAAATCCTGGCTAATGCCCAAGATGAAAATCTTACTGAAATCAAAAACATTCCAGAAGTGCCATTATATAGCTACAAAAGTATCAATGTACCAGAAGAGCATATTCCATACTTTCTGCACAACAATCGGCATATTGCTACAGTCTGTAAGCAGGACTCTCATTGCCCATATAAA AAATACTTGAAGAATCTAAAATCCTGCTGGGGCTAtgagagatcctgcaagccagaaTACAGGTTTGGTTACCCGGTGTGTGATTATGTTGAAACGGGATG GGCTAATGACATTGAGACAGCTCAGCAGATATTCTGGAAACAAGCTGACTTTGGTTATGTTAAAGAAAGGTTGGCTGAAATGAAAACCCACTGCAAGCCTATAGCAAAG GGTGATTCATCTCTGGCCTGCTCACAGTACCTCCAGCATTGTAGAGCGACAAACTTGTACATTGATTTAAGAACCATAAAGCGAAACCATGACAG ATTCAAGGAGGACTTTCTCCAGAAAGGAGAAATCGGAGGCCGTTGTAACTTTGACAGTCAAGCATTCATGGCTGAAGGTCAGCGCAAGAGTCCCCTGCAGTCTTG GTTTGCCGAACTTCAGACATATACTCCACTAAGCTTCAGACCCATAGAAGATGGCAAATGTGACATTATTATTGAAAAGCCAACTTACTTCATGAAATTAGATGCAG GTGTTAATATGTACCATCACTTCTGTGACTTTGTCAATCTTTATATCACTCAGCATATTAACAATTCGTTCAGCACAGATGTCAACATTGTCATGTGGGACACT AGCTCGTATGGCTATGGGGATTTGTTCAGTGAGACCTGGAAGGCATTTACTGACTATCACATAATACACTTGAAAACATATGACTCTAAAAGG GTATGCTTTAAAGAAGCAGTGTTTTCATTATTGCCTCGAATGCGATATGGCTTATTTTACAATACACCACTG ATCTCTGGCTGTCATGGTACAGGATTATTTAGAGCATTTTCCCAGCATGTGTTACACAGATTAAATATCACACAAGAAGGACCCAAG GATGGAAAAATTCGCGTCACAATACTTGCACGCAGTACCGACTACCGGAAAATATTGAACCAGAATGAG CTTGTGAATGCTTTGAAAACAGTATCAGCGTTTGAGGTCAAAGTAGTAGATTACAAGTACAA GGAACTTGAATTTTCAGAGCAATTGAAAATCACACATAACTCTGATATATTCATTGGAATGCATGGAGCTGGACTTACCCATTTACTCTTTCTGCCAGACTGGGCTGTTGTGTTTGAACT GGACACCACCCAACACTGGGAGAACACCCAAAGTTTACTAACTACTCATTTGATATGGAAGAATTTATGTACCTTGTGCTTTTGGCTGCCGATCATGTATCACAACATTCCAAGTGGCCATTTAGG TGGCAATATGGGGGCAGAATGTcggtggagggaggagacaggaaGAGTAGCACAAttgagaccccccccacccccaaaaaatgaaaactggattttttaa
- the EOGT gene encoding EGF domain-specific O-linked N-acetylglucosamine transferase isoform X1 has product MLMLLAFGVLLQEILANAQDENLTEIKNIPEVPLYSYKSINVPEEHIPYFLHNNRHIATVCKQDSHCPYKKYLKNLKSCWGYERSCKPEYRFGYPVCDYVETGWANDIETAQQIFWKQADFGYVKERLAEMKTHCKPIAKGDSSLACSQYLQHCRATNLYIDLRTIKRNHDRFKEDFLQKGEIGGRCNFDSQAFMAEGQRKSPLQSWFAELQTYTPLSFRPIEDGKCDIIIEKPTYFMKLDAGVNMYHHFCDFVNLYITQHINNSFSTDVNIVMWDTSSYGYGDLFSETWKAFTDYHIIHLKTYDSKRVCFKEAVFSLLPRMRYGLFYNTPLISGCHGTGLFRAFSQHVLHRLNITQEGPKDGKIRVTILARSTDYRKILNQNELVNALKTVSAFEVKVVDYKYKELEFSEQLKITHNSDIFIGMHGAGLTHLLFLPDWAVVFELYNCEDERCYLDLARLRGIRYITWQKKNKVFPQDQGHHPTLGEHPKFTNYSFDMEEFMYLVLLAADHVSQHSKWPFRWQYGGRMSVEGGDRKSSTIETPPTPKK; this is encoded by the exons ATGCTAATGTTGCTTGCGTTTGGAGTGCTGCTTCAAGAAATCCTGGCTAATGCCCAAGATGAAAATCTTACTGAAATCAAAAACATTCCAGAAGTGCCATTATATAGCTACAAAAGTATCAATGTACCAGAAGAGCATATTCCATACTTTCTGCACAACAATCGGCATATTGCTACAGTCTGTAAGCAGGACTCTCATTGCCCATATAAA AAATACTTGAAGAATCTAAAATCCTGCTGGGGCTAtgagagatcctgcaagccagaaTACAGGTTTGGTTACCCGGTGTGTGATTATGTTGAAACGGGATG GGCTAATGACATTGAGACAGCTCAGCAGATATTCTGGAAACAAGCTGACTTTGGTTATGTTAAAGAAAGGTTGGCTGAAATGAAAACCCACTGCAAGCCTATAGCAAAG GGTGATTCATCTCTGGCCTGCTCACAGTACCTCCAGCATTGTAGAGCGACAAACTTGTACATTGATTTAAGAACCATAAAGCGAAACCATGACAG ATTCAAGGAGGACTTTCTCCAGAAAGGAGAAATCGGAGGCCGTTGTAACTTTGACAGTCAAGCATTCATGGCTGAAGGTCAGCGCAAGAGTCCCCTGCAGTCTTG GTTTGCCGAACTTCAGACATATACTCCACTAAGCTTCAGACCCATAGAAGATGGCAAATGTGACATTATTATTGAAAAGCCAACTTACTTCATGAAATTAGATGCAG GTGTTAATATGTACCATCACTTCTGTGACTTTGTCAATCTTTATATCACTCAGCATATTAACAATTCGTTCAGCACAGATGTCAACATTGTCATGTGGGACACT AGCTCGTATGGCTATGGGGATTTGTTCAGTGAGACCTGGAAGGCATTTACTGACTATCACATAATACACTTGAAAACATATGACTCTAAAAGG GTATGCTTTAAAGAAGCAGTGTTTTCATTATTGCCTCGAATGCGATATGGCTTATTTTACAATACACCACTG ATCTCTGGCTGTCATGGTACAGGATTATTTAGAGCATTTTCCCAGCATGTGTTACACAGATTAAATATCACACAAGAAGGACCCAAG GATGGAAAAATTCGCGTCACAATACTTGCACGCAGTACCGACTACCGGAAAATATTGAACCAGAATGAG CTTGTGAATGCTTTGAAAACAGTATCAGCGTTTGAGGTCAAAGTAGTAGATTACAAGTACAA GGAACTTGAATTTTCAGAGCAATTGAAAATCACACATAACTCTGATATATTCATTGGAATGCATGGAGCTGGACTTACCCATTTACTCTTTCTGCCAGACTGGGCTGTTGTGTTTGAACT ATACAACTGTGAGGATGAACGCTGCTACCTAGATTTAGCAAGGCTGCGAGGCATCCGTTACATTACCTGGCAAAAAAAGAACAAAGTGTTCCCTCAAGATCAG GGACACCACCCAACACTGGGAGAACACCCAAAGTTTACTAACTACTCATTTGATATGGAAGAATTTATGTACCTTGTGCTTTTGGCTGCCGATCATGTATCACAACATTCCAAGTGGCCATTTAGG TGGCAATATGGGGGCAGAATGTcggtggagggaggagacaggaaGAGTAGCACAAttgagaccccccccacccccaaaaaatga
- the EOGT gene encoding EGF domain-specific O-linked N-acetylglucosamine transferase isoform X4, with protein sequence MLMLLAFGVLLQEILANAQDENLTEIKNIPEVPLYSYKSINVPEEHIPYFLHNNRHIATVCKQDSHCPYKKYLKNLKSCWGYERSCKPEYRFGYPVCDYVETGWANDIETAQQIFWKQADFGYVKERLAEMKTHCKPIAKGDSSLACSQYLQHCRATNLYIDLRTIKRNHDRFKEDFLQKGEIGGRCNFDSQAFMAEGQRKSPLQSWFAELQTYTPLSFRPIEDGKCDIIIEKPTYFMKLDAGVNMYHHFCDFVNLYITQHINNSFSTDVNIVMWDTVCFKEAVFSLLPRMRYGLFYNTPLISGCHGTGLFRAFSQHVLHRLNITQEGPKDGKIRVTILARSTDYRKILNQNELVNALKTVSAFEVKVVDYKYKELEFSEQLKITHNSDIFIGMHGAGLTHLLFLPDWAVVFELYNCEDERCYLDLARLRGIRYITWQKKNKVFPQDQGHHPTLGEHPKFTNYSFDMEEFMYLVLLAADHVSQHSKWPFRWQYGGRMSVEGGDRKSSTIETPPTPKK encoded by the exons ATGCTAATGTTGCTTGCGTTTGGAGTGCTGCTTCAAGAAATCCTGGCTAATGCCCAAGATGAAAATCTTACTGAAATCAAAAACATTCCAGAAGTGCCATTATATAGCTACAAAAGTATCAATGTACCAGAAGAGCATATTCCATACTTTCTGCACAACAATCGGCATATTGCTACAGTCTGTAAGCAGGACTCTCATTGCCCATATAAA AAATACTTGAAGAATCTAAAATCCTGCTGGGGCTAtgagagatcctgcaagccagaaTACAGGTTTGGTTACCCGGTGTGTGATTATGTTGAAACGGGATG GGCTAATGACATTGAGACAGCTCAGCAGATATTCTGGAAACAAGCTGACTTTGGTTATGTTAAAGAAAGGTTGGCTGAAATGAAAACCCACTGCAAGCCTATAGCAAAG GGTGATTCATCTCTGGCCTGCTCACAGTACCTCCAGCATTGTAGAGCGACAAACTTGTACATTGATTTAAGAACCATAAAGCGAAACCATGACAG ATTCAAGGAGGACTTTCTCCAGAAAGGAGAAATCGGAGGCCGTTGTAACTTTGACAGTCAAGCATTCATGGCTGAAGGTCAGCGCAAGAGTCCCCTGCAGTCTTG GTTTGCCGAACTTCAGACATATACTCCACTAAGCTTCAGACCCATAGAAGATGGCAAATGTGACATTATTATTGAAAAGCCAACTTACTTCATGAAATTAGATGCAG GTGTTAATATGTACCATCACTTCTGTGACTTTGTCAATCTTTATATCACTCAGCATATTAACAATTCGTTCAGCACAGATGTCAACATTGTCATGTGGGACACT GTATGCTTTAAAGAAGCAGTGTTTTCATTATTGCCTCGAATGCGATATGGCTTATTTTACAATACACCACTG ATCTCTGGCTGTCATGGTACAGGATTATTTAGAGCATTTTCCCAGCATGTGTTACACAGATTAAATATCACACAAGAAGGACCCAAG GATGGAAAAATTCGCGTCACAATACTTGCACGCAGTACCGACTACCGGAAAATATTGAACCAGAATGAG CTTGTGAATGCTTTGAAAACAGTATCAGCGTTTGAGGTCAAAGTAGTAGATTACAAGTACAA GGAACTTGAATTTTCAGAGCAATTGAAAATCACACATAACTCTGATATATTCATTGGAATGCATGGAGCTGGACTTACCCATTTACTCTTTCTGCCAGACTGGGCTGTTGTGTTTGAACT ATACAACTGTGAGGATGAACGCTGCTACCTAGATTTAGCAAGGCTGCGAGGCATCCGTTACATTACCTGGCAAAAAAAGAACAAAGTGTTCCCTCAAGATCAG GGACACCACCCAACACTGGGAGAACACCCAAAGTTTACTAACTACTCATTTGATATGGAAGAATTTATGTACCTTGTGCTTTTGGCTGCCGATCATGTATCACAACATTCCAAGTGGCCATTTAGG TGGCAATATGGGGGCAGAATGTcggtggagggaggagacaggaaGAGTAGCACAAttgagaccccccccacccccaaaaaatga
- the EOGT gene encoding EGF domain-specific O-linked N-acetylglucosamine transferase isoform X5: MLMLLAFGVLLQEILANAQDENLTEIKNIPEVPLYSYKSINVPEEHIPYFLHNNRHIATVCKQDSHCPYKKYLKNLKSCWGYERSCKPEYRFGYPVCDYVETGWANDIETAQQIFWKQADFGYVKERLAEMKTHCKPIAKGDSSLACSQYLQHCRATNLYIDLRTIKRNHDRFKEDFLQKGEIGGRCNFDSQAFMAEGQRKSPLQSWFAELQTYTPLSFRPIEDGKCDIIIEKPTYFMKLDAGVNMYHHFCDFVNLYITQHINNSFSTDVNIVMWDTVCFKEAVFSLLPRMRYGLFYNTPLISGCHGTGLFRAFSQHVLHRLNITQEGPKDGKIRVTILARSTDYRKILNQNELVNALKTVSAFEVKVVDYKYKELEFSEQLKITHNSDIFIGMHGAGLTHLLFLPDWAVVFELYNCEDERCYLDLARLRGIRYITWQKKNKVFPQDQGHHPTLGEHPKFTNYSFDMEEFMYLVLLAADHVSQHSKWPFRVKHDEF; this comes from the exons ATGCTAATGTTGCTTGCGTTTGGAGTGCTGCTTCAAGAAATCCTGGCTAATGCCCAAGATGAAAATCTTACTGAAATCAAAAACATTCCAGAAGTGCCATTATATAGCTACAAAAGTATCAATGTACCAGAAGAGCATATTCCATACTTTCTGCACAACAATCGGCATATTGCTACAGTCTGTAAGCAGGACTCTCATTGCCCATATAAA AAATACTTGAAGAATCTAAAATCCTGCTGGGGCTAtgagagatcctgcaagccagaaTACAGGTTTGGTTACCCGGTGTGTGATTATGTTGAAACGGGATG GGCTAATGACATTGAGACAGCTCAGCAGATATTCTGGAAACAAGCTGACTTTGGTTATGTTAAAGAAAGGTTGGCTGAAATGAAAACCCACTGCAAGCCTATAGCAAAG GGTGATTCATCTCTGGCCTGCTCACAGTACCTCCAGCATTGTAGAGCGACAAACTTGTACATTGATTTAAGAACCATAAAGCGAAACCATGACAG ATTCAAGGAGGACTTTCTCCAGAAAGGAGAAATCGGAGGCCGTTGTAACTTTGACAGTCAAGCATTCATGGCTGAAGGTCAGCGCAAGAGTCCCCTGCAGTCTTG GTTTGCCGAACTTCAGACATATACTCCACTAAGCTTCAGACCCATAGAAGATGGCAAATGTGACATTATTATTGAAAAGCCAACTTACTTCATGAAATTAGATGCAG GTGTTAATATGTACCATCACTTCTGTGACTTTGTCAATCTTTATATCACTCAGCATATTAACAATTCGTTCAGCACAGATGTCAACATTGTCATGTGGGACACT GTATGCTTTAAAGAAGCAGTGTTTTCATTATTGCCTCGAATGCGATATGGCTTATTTTACAATACACCACTG ATCTCTGGCTGTCATGGTACAGGATTATTTAGAGCATTTTCCCAGCATGTGTTACACAGATTAAATATCACACAAGAAGGACCCAAG GATGGAAAAATTCGCGTCACAATACTTGCACGCAGTACCGACTACCGGAAAATATTGAACCAGAATGAG CTTGTGAATGCTTTGAAAACAGTATCAGCGTTTGAGGTCAAAGTAGTAGATTACAAGTACAA GGAACTTGAATTTTCAGAGCAATTGAAAATCACACATAACTCTGATATATTCATTGGAATGCATGGAGCTGGACTTACCCATTTACTCTTTCTGCCAGACTGGGCTGTTGTGTTTGAACT ATACAACTGTGAGGATGAACGCTGCTACCTAGATTTAGCAAGGCTGCGAGGCATCCGTTACATTACCTGGCAAAAAAAGAACAAAGTGTTCCCTCAAGATCAG GGACACCACCCAACACTGGGAGAACACCCAAAGTTTACTAACTACTCATTTGATATGGAAGAATTTATGTACCTTGTGCTTTTGGCTGCCGATCATGTATCACAACATTCCAAGTGGCCATTTAGGGTAAAACATGACGAATTCTAG
- the EOGT gene encoding EGF domain-specific O-linked N-acetylglucosamine transferase isoform X2: MLMLLAFGVLLQEILANAQDENLTEIKNIPEVPLYSYKSINVPEEHIPYFLHNNRHIATVCKQDSHCPYKKYLKNLKSCWGYERSCKPEYRFGYPVCDYVETGWANDIETAQQIFWKQADFGYVKERLAEMKTHCKPIAKGDSSLACSQYLQHCRATNLYIDLRTIKRNHDRFKEDFLQKGEIGGRCNFDSQAFMAEGQRKSPLQSWFAELQTYTPLSFRPIEDGKCDIIIEKPTYFMKLDAGVNMYHHFCDFVNLYITQHINNSFSTDVNIVMWDTSSYGYGDLFSETWKAFTDYHIIHLKTYDSKRVCFKEAVFSLLPRMRYGLFYNTPLISGCHGTGLFRAFSQHVLHRLNITQEGPKDGKIRVTILARSTDYRKILNQNELVNALKTVSAFEVKVVDYKYKELEFSEQLKITHNSDIFIGMHGAGLTHLLFLPDWAVVFELYNCEDERCYLDLARLRGIRYITWQKKNKVFPQDQGHHPTLGEHPKFTNYSFDMEEFMYLVLLAADHVSQHSKWPFRVKHDEF; this comes from the exons ATGCTAATGTTGCTTGCGTTTGGAGTGCTGCTTCAAGAAATCCTGGCTAATGCCCAAGATGAAAATCTTACTGAAATCAAAAACATTCCAGAAGTGCCATTATATAGCTACAAAAGTATCAATGTACCAGAAGAGCATATTCCATACTTTCTGCACAACAATCGGCATATTGCTACAGTCTGTAAGCAGGACTCTCATTGCCCATATAAA AAATACTTGAAGAATCTAAAATCCTGCTGGGGCTAtgagagatcctgcaagccagaaTACAGGTTTGGTTACCCGGTGTGTGATTATGTTGAAACGGGATG GGCTAATGACATTGAGACAGCTCAGCAGATATTCTGGAAACAAGCTGACTTTGGTTATGTTAAAGAAAGGTTGGCTGAAATGAAAACCCACTGCAAGCCTATAGCAAAG GGTGATTCATCTCTGGCCTGCTCACAGTACCTCCAGCATTGTAGAGCGACAAACTTGTACATTGATTTAAGAACCATAAAGCGAAACCATGACAG ATTCAAGGAGGACTTTCTCCAGAAAGGAGAAATCGGAGGCCGTTGTAACTTTGACAGTCAAGCATTCATGGCTGAAGGTCAGCGCAAGAGTCCCCTGCAGTCTTG GTTTGCCGAACTTCAGACATATACTCCACTAAGCTTCAGACCCATAGAAGATGGCAAATGTGACATTATTATTGAAAAGCCAACTTACTTCATGAAATTAGATGCAG GTGTTAATATGTACCATCACTTCTGTGACTTTGTCAATCTTTATATCACTCAGCATATTAACAATTCGTTCAGCACAGATGTCAACATTGTCATGTGGGACACT AGCTCGTATGGCTATGGGGATTTGTTCAGTGAGACCTGGAAGGCATTTACTGACTATCACATAATACACTTGAAAACATATGACTCTAAAAGG GTATGCTTTAAAGAAGCAGTGTTTTCATTATTGCCTCGAATGCGATATGGCTTATTTTACAATACACCACTG ATCTCTGGCTGTCATGGTACAGGATTATTTAGAGCATTTTCCCAGCATGTGTTACACAGATTAAATATCACACAAGAAGGACCCAAG GATGGAAAAATTCGCGTCACAATACTTGCACGCAGTACCGACTACCGGAAAATATTGAACCAGAATGAG CTTGTGAATGCTTTGAAAACAGTATCAGCGTTTGAGGTCAAAGTAGTAGATTACAAGTACAA GGAACTTGAATTTTCAGAGCAATTGAAAATCACACATAACTCTGATATATTCATTGGAATGCATGGAGCTGGACTTACCCATTTACTCTTTCTGCCAGACTGGGCTGTTGTGTTTGAACT ATACAACTGTGAGGATGAACGCTGCTACCTAGATTTAGCAAGGCTGCGAGGCATCCGTTACATTACCTGGCAAAAAAAGAACAAAGTGTTCCCTCAAGATCAG GGACACCACCCAACACTGGGAGAACACCCAAAGTTTACTAACTACTCATTTGATATGGAAGAATTTATGTACCTTGTGCTTTTGGCTGCCGATCATGTATCACAACATTCCAAGTGGCCATTTAGGGTAAAACATGACGAATTCTAG
- the EOGT gene encoding EGF domain-specific O-linked N-acetylglucosamine transferase isoform X7, with the protein MLMLLAFGVLLQEILANAQDENLTEIKNIPEVPLYSYKSINVPEEHIPYFLHNNRHIATVCKQDSHCPYKKYLKNLKSCWGYERSCKPEYRFGYPVCDYVETGWANDIETAQQIFWKQADFGYVKERLAEMKTHCKPIAKGDSSLACSQYLQHCRATNLYIDLRTIKRNHDRFKEDFLQKGEIGGRCNFDSQAFMAEGQRKSPLQSWFAELQTYTPLSFRPIEDGKCDIIIEKPTYFMKLDAGVNMYHHFCDFVNLYITQHINNSFSTDVNIVMWDTVCFKEAVFSLLPRMRYGLFYNTPLISGCHGTGLFRAFSQHVLHRLNITQEGPKDGKIRVTILARSTDYRKILNQNELVNALKTVSAFEVKVVDYKYKELEFSEQLKITHNSDIFIGMHGAGLTHLLFLPDWAVVFELDTTQHWENTQSLLTTHLIWKNLCTLCFWLPIMYHNIPSGHLG; encoded by the exons ATGCTAATGTTGCTTGCGTTTGGAGTGCTGCTTCAAGAAATCCTGGCTAATGCCCAAGATGAAAATCTTACTGAAATCAAAAACATTCCAGAAGTGCCATTATATAGCTACAAAAGTATCAATGTACCAGAAGAGCATATTCCATACTTTCTGCACAACAATCGGCATATTGCTACAGTCTGTAAGCAGGACTCTCATTGCCCATATAAA AAATACTTGAAGAATCTAAAATCCTGCTGGGGCTAtgagagatcctgcaagccagaaTACAGGTTTGGTTACCCGGTGTGTGATTATGTTGAAACGGGATG GGCTAATGACATTGAGACAGCTCAGCAGATATTCTGGAAACAAGCTGACTTTGGTTATGTTAAAGAAAGGTTGGCTGAAATGAAAACCCACTGCAAGCCTATAGCAAAG GGTGATTCATCTCTGGCCTGCTCACAGTACCTCCAGCATTGTAGAGCGACAAACTTGTACATTGATTTAAGAACCATAAAGCGAAACCATGACAG ATTCAAGGAGGACTTTCTCCAGAAAGGAGAAATCGGAGGCCGTTGTAACTTTGACAGTCAAGCATTCATGGCTGAAGGTCAGCGCAAGAGTCCCCTGCAGTCTTG GTTTGCCGAACTTCAGACATATACTCCACTAAGCTTCAGACCCATAGAAGATGGCAAATGTGACATTATTATTGAAAAGCCAACTTACTTCATGAAATTAGATGCAG GTGTTAATATGTACCATCACTTCTGTGACTTTGTCAATCTTTATATCACTCAGCATATTAACAATTCGTTCAGCACAGATGTCAACATTGTCATGTGGGACACT GTATGCTTTAAAGAAGCAGTGTTTTCATTATTGCCTCGAATGCGATATGGCTTATTTTACAATACACCACTG ATCTCTGGCTGTCATGGTACAGGATTATTTAGAGCATTTTCCCAGCATGTGTTACACAGATTAAATATCACACAAGAAGGACCCAAG GATGGAAAAATTCGCGTCACAATACTTGCACGCAGTACCGACTACCGGAAAATATTGAACCAGAATGAG CTTGTGAATGCTTTGAAAACAGTATCAGCGTTTGAGGTCAAAGTAGTAGATTACAAGTACAA GGAACTTGAATTTTCAGAGCAATTGAAAATCACACATAACTCTGATATATTCATTGGAATGCATGGAGCTGGACTTACCCATTTACTCTTTCTGCCAGACTGGGCTGTTGTGTTTGAACT GGACACCACCCAACACTGGGAGAACACCCAAAGTTTACTAACTACTCATTTGATATGGAAGAATTTATGTACCTTGTGCTTTTGGCTGCCGATCATGTATCACAACATTCCAAGTGGCCATTTAGGGTAA